The following proteins are encoded in a genomic region of Pseudorca crassidens isolate mPseCra1 chromosome 1, mPseCra1.hap1, whole genome shotgun sequence:
- the LYSET gene encoding lysosomal enzyme trafficking factor isoform X2, which produces MMNFRQRMGWIGVGLYLLASAAAFYYVFEINETYNRLALEHIQQHPEEPLEGTTWTHSLKARLLSLPFWFWTVIFLIPYLQMFLFLYSCTRADPKTMGYCIIPICLAVICNRHQAFVKASNQISRLQLIDT; this is translated from the coding sequence ATGATGAACTTCCGTCAGCGTATGGGATGGATTGGAGTGGGATTGTATCTGTTAGCAAGTGCAGCAGCATTTTACTATGTTTTTGAAATCAACGAGACTTACAATAGGCTGGCCTTGGAACACATTCAGCAGCACCCAGAGGAGCCCCTTGAAGGAACCACATGGACACACTCCTTGAAAGCTCGGTTACTctccctgcctttctggttttggACAGTTATTTTTCTGATACCTTACTTGCAGatgtttttgttcctttattcTTGTACAAGAGCTGACCCCAAAACGATGGGCTACTGTATTATTCCCATATGCTTGGCAGTTATATGCAATCGCCACCAGGCATTTGTCAAGGCTTCTAATCAGATCAGCAGACTACAACTGATTGATACATAA
- the LYSET gene encoding lysosomal enzyme trafficking factor isoform X1 — protein sequence MVAFSEMPKPPDYSELSDSLTLAVGTGRFSGPLHRAWRMMNFRQRMGWIGVGLYLLASAAAFYYVFEINETYNRLALEHIQQHPEEPLEGTTWTHSLKARLLSLPFWFWTVIFLIPYLQMFLFLYSCTRADPKTMGYCIIPICLAVICNRHQAFVKASNQISRLQLIDT from the exons ATGGTGGCTTTCTCTGAAATGCCAAAGCCACCCGATTATTCAGAGCTGAGTGACTCTTTAACGCTTGCCGTGGGAACAGGAAGATTTTCGGGACCACT GCACAGAGCATGGAGAATGATGAACTTCCGTCAGCGTATGGGATGGATTGGAGTGGGATTGTATCTGTTAGCAAGTGCAGCAGCATTTTACTATGTTTTTGAAATCAACGAGACTTACAATAGGCTGGCCTTGGAACACATTCAGCAGCACCCAGAGGAGCCCCTTGAAGGAACCACATGGACACACTCCTTGAAAGCTCGGTTACTctccctgcctttctggttttggACAGTTATTTTTCTGATACCTTACTTGCAGatgtttttgttcctttattcTTGTACAAGAGCTGACCCCAAAACGATGGGCTACTGTATTATTCCCATATGCTTGGCAGTTATATGCAATCGCCACCAGGCATTTGTCAAGGCTTCTAATCAGATCAGCAGACTACAACTGATTGATACATAA